The following proteins are encoded in a genomic region of Rubrobacter xylanophilus DSM 9941:
- a CDS encoding response regulator transcription factor, with product MQGTTRRILLVDDEPSLQKMLTHALEREGFQVQAVGDGEAALEAFNTFEPHLIILDIMLPKLDGTEVCRRIRAQSDVPILMLTAKDDEIDRVVGLELGADDYVTKPFAVRELVARVRAIMRRAQVPAGQRPDELNYDGLKINLPSRRVSVDGREVDLTYTEFELLVTLASNPGKVFSRSALLRRVWGDEFRDERTVDVHIRHLREKIERDPRNPEFIHTARGVGYVFR from the coding sequence TTGCAGGGTACGACGCGCAGGATCCTCCTGGTAGACGACGAGCCGTCGCTCCAGAAGATGCTGACGCACGCCCTGGAGCGGGAGGGGTTCCAGGTGCAGGCCGTCGGGGACGGCGAGGCGGCGCTCGAGGCCTTCAACACCTTCGAGCCGCACCTGATCATCCTGGACATCATGCTCCCCAAGCTGGACGGGACCGAGGTCTGCCGCAGGATCCGGGCGCAGAGCGACGTGCCGATCCTGATGCTCACCGCCAAGGACGACGAGATAGACCGGGTGGTGGGGCTGGAGCTCGGGGCCGACGACTACGTCACCAAGCCCTTCGCCGTGCGGGAGCTGGTGGCGCGGGTCAGGGCCATCATGCGCCGGGCGCAGGTCCCCGCCGGACAGCGGCCGGACGAGCTCAACTACGACGGGCTGAAGATAAACCTCCCCAGCCGCCGGGTCTCGGTGGACGGGCGGGAGGTGGACCTGACCTACACCGAGTTTGAGCTTCTGGTGACCCTGGCCTCCAACCCGGGCAAGGTGTTCTCCCGGAGCGCCCTGCTGCGCCGGGTGTGGGGCGACGAGTTCCGCGACGAGCGCACGGTCGACGTGCACATCCGCCACCTCCGGGAGAAGATAGAGCGCGACCCCCGCAACCCCGAGTTCATCCACACCGCGCGGGGTGTCGGGTATGTCTTCCGCTAG
- the glp gene encoding molybdopterin molybdotransferase MoeA: protein MQVFERLIDYAEAERLVLENSPPLPAEERPLLEAQGLALAEDVRAVFDSPPFDNSAVDGYALRSADAVPGRTFRVVDEAPAGRPARRGVGEGEAVKIFTGGVIPEGADAVVMMENTSGWGEEFELGKEASPGQNIRRRGEDVREGEVILRAGTEVGPYEIALAAAQGYGALPVRRRARVVVLSTGTELVEPGRRALSPGEIYDSNSYALVAQAREAGAEARRLYAAADDPGAIREAVAGALESADVVVTSGGVSVGEKDLVRSAMRELGVEQVFWGVRFKPGKPLFFGARRDARCFGLPGNPVSAMVCFELFVRPALMRMMGRVDRRRPRVRVRFGEDVKNRFGRMHAVRVALERTGEGWTARSVGSQGSGIISSLTRADAIALIGPGAEVKAGEEVEAILLREPRGGW from the coding sequence ATGCAGGTCTTCGAGAGGCTCATAGACTACGCGGAGGCGGAGCGGCTGGTGCTCGAGAACTCCCCGCCGCTCCCGGCGGAGGAGAGGCCGCTGCTCGAGGCGCAGGGGCTCGCCCTCGCAGAGGACGTGCGGGCGGTCTTCGACTCGCCGCCCTTCGACAACTCCGCGGTGGACGGCTACGCGCTGCGGAGCGCCGATGCGGTCCCGGGGCGAACCTTCCGGGTGGTGGACGAGGCCCCGGCCGGCCGCCCGGCGCGCCGGGGCGTCGGCGAGGGGGAGGCCGTCAAGATCTTCACCGGCGGCGTGATCCCCGAGGGGGCCGACGCCGTGGTGATGATGGAGAACACCTCCGGCTGGGGCGAGGAGTTCGAGCTGGGGAAGGAGGCCTCGCCGGGGCAGAACATAAGGCGCCGGGGGGAGGACGTCCGGGAGGGGGAGGTCATCCTGCGCGCCGGGACCGAGGTGGGGCCCTACGAGATAGCCCTCGCCGCCGCCCAGGGCTACGGCGCCCTGCCGGTCCGCCGCCGGGCGCGGGTCGTGGTCCTCTCCACCGGGACCGAGCTGGTTGAGCCGGGGCGGAGGGCGCTCTCGCCCGGCGAGATCTACGACTCCAACTCCTACGCGCTGGTGGCCCAGGCGCGGGAGGCTGGGGCCGAGGCCCGCCGCCTGTACGCCGCTGCCGACGACCCCGGCGCCATACGGGAGGCCGTCGCCGGGGCGCTGGAGAGCGCCGACGTGGTGGTCACCAGCGGCGGGGTCTCGGTGGGGGAGAAGGACCTGGTGCGGTCCGCCATGCGGGAGCTCGGGGTGGAGCAGGTCTTCTGGGGGGTGAGGTTCAAGCCCGGCAAGCCGCTCTTCTTCGGGGCGCGCCGGGACGCCCGCTGCTTCGGGCTGCCGGGCAACCCGGTCTCGGCGATGGTGTGCTTCGAGCTCTTCGTGCGTCCCGCGCTCATGCGGATGATGGGCCGGGTGGACCGGCGCCGCCCGCGCGTGCGGGTGCGCTTCGGCGAGGACGTGAAGAACCGCTTCGGCCGGATGCACGCCGTGCGGGTGGCGCTGGAGAGGACCGGGGAGGGCTGGACCGCCCGCTCCGTCGGGTCGCAGGGTTCCGGGATCATCAGCTCCCTCACCAGGGCCGACGCCATCGCCCTCATCGGTCCCGGGGCAGAGGTGAAGGCCGGGGAGGAGGTCGAGGCGATCCTGCTCCGGGAGCCGCGGGGCGGGTGGTAG
- a CDS encoding CDP-alcohol phosphatidyltransferase family protein has translation MSLPHRESGRRSYAYKEALRQLLNPLVRVLSRLRVRPNTLTVTGWALSVCAAFLFGTGHVRLAGAVMLLGGLFDALDGAVARESNRMSSFGAFLDSTLDRLSEAAIFAGIIFLYAALDRPYVALLAAVAMTFSLLTSYTRARAEGLGVECRVGVLERAGRVVLLSAFSLLGFLGPGLALVAAGALVTTLQRILHVRRATRG, from the coding sequence GTGAGCCTGCCGCACCGCGAGTCCGGAAGGAGATCCTACGCCTACAAGGAGGCGCTGCGGCAGCTGCTAAACCCGCTCGTGCGGGTGCTCTCCCGCCTGAGGGTGCGCCCGAACACCCTGACGGTGACCGGGTGGGCGCTCTCGGTGTGCGCCGCCTTCCTGTTCGGGACCGGCCACGTGAGGCTGGCCGGGGCGGTGATGCTGCTCGGCGGGCTCTTCGACGCCCTCGACGGCGCCGTGGCCCGGGAGTCGAACCGCATGAGCTCCTTCGGCGCCTTTCTGGACTCCACCCTGGACCGGCTCTCGGAGGCGGCGATCTTCGCGGGCATCATCTTTCTGTACGCGGCCCTGGACCGCCCCTACGTGGCCCTGCTCGCCGCGGTGGCGATGACGTTCTCGCTCCTTACCTCCTACACCCGCGCCCGCGCCGAGGGGCTCGGCGTGGAGTGCCGGGTGGGGGTGCTGGAGCGCGCCGGCCGCGTGGTGCTCCTCTCGGCCTTCTCGCTCCTGGGCTTCCTGGGGCCCGGCCTGGCGCTGGTGGCGGCCGGGGCCCTGGTGACCACGCTCCAGCGCATCCTCCACGTCCGCCGCGCTACCCGTGGCTAG
- a CDS encoding DEDD exonuclease domain-containing protein, which produces MSRSLYGYLRERGPASPEEIASGYLGLGELNGEARAAVERVVGGDPRFAWEGPLLRAADPRGLDLREAPYVVFDLETTGSSAREGGITELGALKLVRGRVVDRFSTLVNPGRPIEPFVARLTGITDEMVSGAPPAREVIPRFEEFAEGSVLVAHNAGFDCSFLAAARGGRGLPNPVLDTLRLARLLVPGLRRYRLSALVSHFGVRQAPNHRALADAAATAGVFLHLLRLLRAAGVGSVGEALALRGGGARRIPPQKRHLAEGLPASCGVYYFLDGGGGVLYVGKAKNLRARVRTYFNGGDGRRKVRRLVEEVAAVRFRTTGTELEALLLEAREIRRLSPRYNTAGREEGGRWYIGFPRGEPYPVPERVSGEEAGDGFLLLLGPYRSAGMVDACVEALGRIFPLRRCSGEGGPCLYGQMGRCAPCMGMESGEYAREVVGGVAALLRGEDGGGRLEALRRERDRLAAALEFEAAARLRDLVSGIERLRLARTLGTSGVPQAVVAPSTEPGMVEVFAFEGGGLLAHGGFEAGDEEGLRGFAARARAARRGGSGGGVDEARVVLAYLRRRSGLVEVARLDGGDGGLLEAARRVGRAGGMVQ; this is translated from the coding sequence GTGTCCCGTAGCCTCTACGGCTACCTCCGCGAGCGCGGCCCGGCGAGCCCGGAGGAGATCGCCTCCGGGTACCTGGGGCTGGGGGAGCTGAACGGCGAGGCCCGGGCCGCCGTGGAGCGGGTGGTCGGCGGCGACCCCCGCTTTGCGTGGGAGGGGCCCCTGCTGCGGGCGGCCGACCCGCGGGGCCTGGACCTGCGCGAGGCGCCCTACGTGGTCTTCGACCTCGAGACCACGGGGTCTTCGGCCCGCGAGGGGGGCATCACCGAGCTCGGCGCGCTGAAGCTGGTGCGGGGGAGGGTGGTGGACCGCTTCTCCACGCTGGTCAACCCGGGGCGTCCCATAGAGCCCTTCGTGGCGAGGCTCACCGGCATCACCGACGAGATGGTCTCCGGGGCCCCTCCGGCCCGGGAGGTGATCCCCCGCTTCGAGGAGTTCGCCGAGGGCTCGGTGCTCGTCGCCCACAACGCCGGCTTCGACTGCTCCTTTCTGGCGGCGGCGCGCGGGGGGCGCGGCCTCCCCAACCCGGTCCTGGACACCCTCAGGCTGGCCCGGCTGCTGGTCCCCGGCCTGCGGCGCTACCGGCTCTCCGCCCTGGTCTCGCACTTCGGGGTCCGGCAGGCCCCCAACCACCGGGCCCTCGCGGACGCCGCGGCCACCGCCGGGGTCTTCCTGCACCTGCTGCGCCTGCTGCGGGCGGCGGGGGTGGGGAGCGTGGGGGAGGCGCTCGCGCTCCGGGGAGGCGGCGCGAGGCGCATCCCGCCGCAGAAGCGGCACCTGGCCGAGGGGCTGCCCGCCTCCTGCGGGGTCTACTACTTCCTGGACGGCGGCGGGGGCGTGCTCTACGTGGGCAAGGCCAAGAACCTGCGGGCCCGGGTGCGCACCTACTTCAACGGCGGCGACGGCCGGAGGAAGGTCCGGCGGCTGGTGGAGGAGGTCGCCGCCGTCCGGTTCCGCACGACGGGGACGGAGCTCGAGGCCCTGCTGCTCGAGGCGCGGGAGATAAGGCGGCTCTCCCCCCGCTACAACACCGCGGGCCGCGAGGAGGGGGGGCGCTGGTACATCGGGTTCCCCCGCGGGGAGCCCTACCCGGTGCCCGAGCGGGTCTCCGGGGAGGAGGCCGGGGACGGGTTCCTCCTCCTGCTCGGCCCGTACCGCAGCGCGGGGATGGTGGACGCGTGCGTCGAGGCGCTGGGCCGCATCTTCCCGCTGCGCCGGTGCTCGGGGGAGGGCGGGCCCTGCCTCTACGGCCAGATGGGGCGGTGCGCGCCGTGTATGGGCATGGAGAGCGGGGAGTACGCCCGGGAGGTGGTGGGGGGCGTCGCCGCCCTGCTGCGCGGGGAGGACGGGGGCGGGCGGCTCGAGGCGCTGAGGCGGGAGCGGGACCGGCTCGCCGCGGCGCTGGAGTTCGAGGCTGCCGCCCGGCTCCGGGACCTCGTCTCGGGGATAGAGCGTCTGCGCCTGGCCCGCACCCTCGGAACCTCCGGCGTCCCGCAGGCCGTTGTCGCCCCCTCCACCGAGCCCGGCATGGTCGAGGTCTTCGCCTTCGAGGGCGGCGGGCTGCTGGCCCACGGGGGCTTCGAGGCGGGCGACGAGGAGGGGCTGCGGGGGTTCGCCGCCCGGGCGCGGGCCGCCCGGCGCGGGGGGAGCGGAGGCGGGGTGGACGAGGCGCGCGTCGTCCTGGCCTACCTCCGGCGGCGCTCCGGGCTCGTCGAGGTCGCCCGCCTCGACGGCGGGGACGGGGGGCTGCTCGAGGCCGCCCGGAGGGTAGGGAGAGCGGGCGGCATGGTACAATAG
- a CDS encoding site-2 protease family protein, which yields MFVQLFEQSPAAAVAILLGFVVGITLHEAAHAASAYLLGDDTAYRQGRVTLNPAAHLDVLGSIMLLIAGFGWGRPTPVVPAKLRGGALGPVAVAFAGPASNLLIVAACAALYRLPAFGEGYLLVTVAAVAFVNALLFVFNLIPIPPLDGAKVIFPFLPRSLDGFVAFMNQYGPTILLVLVVVAIFLPGFSVFGFLLAPVVPLLEAFGLPAGIPVL from the coding sequence ATGTTCGTCCAGCTCTTCGAGCAGAGCCCGGCCGCCGCGGTGGCCATACTGCTTGGGTTCGTGGTGGGGATCACGCTGCACGAGGCGGCCCACGCCGCCTCGGCCTACCTGCTGGGCGACGACACCGCCTACCGGCAGGGCCGGGTGACCCTCAACCCGGCCGCGCACCTGGACGTGCTGGGGAGCATCATGCTGCTGATCGCGGGCTTCGGGTGGGGAAGACCGACCCCGGTGGTCCCCGCCAAGCTGCGGGGCGGGGCGCTGGGGCCCGTGGCGGTGGCGTTCGCCGGCCCCGCCTCCAACCTCCTGATCGTGGCGGCGTGCGCCGCGCTCTACAGGCTCCCGGCCTTCGGCGAAGGCTACCTGCTCGTCACCGTCGCGGCGGTGGCCTTCGTGAACGCGCTGCTGTTCGTCTTCAACCTCATCCCCATCCCGCCCCTGGACGGGGCCAAGGTGATCTTCCCGTTCCTCCCCCGCTCGCTGGACGGGTTCGTGGCCTTCATGAACCAGTACGGGCCGACGATCCTGCTGGTCCTGGTGGTCGTGGCGATCTTCCTGCCCGGCTTCTCGGTCTTCGGCTTTCTGCTGGCCCCGGTGGTGCCGCTGCTAGAGGCCTTCGGCCTGCCCGCCGGGATACCGGTCCTCTGA
- a CDS encoding helix-hairpin-helix domain-containing protein: MFGSDLEEGVFRRRLMKEVAPGLPVHFSFYSPSVKVQVMSDAESVPGANGRYIGDAVTIEFVPEDAAAVERVREFVWRWERHNEFTAVRKINHLRRGVDPESAQGILERVRGVDRRAAAKAAEAIGPGELRELIAAGDVKDLSRLPGMGERRARDVVRFYENERSGRRFLYAANRNDRFRGRPVVTELDLSGDLEEQVWEHALRAQRLGDPDPLGGGEPPGHTTVRDANLLHPLPMTPALMGRGVYHPEQVEIFADVLRRVLVEGERLAGVRSLRIQRGLIFHTTRMPGVGTKTRNRVLASGLLDSEYTYENLISIPGVTEAQARAIARAAREAERRSGARVP; this comes from the coding sequence ATGTTCGGCTCGGATCTCGAAGAGGGCGTCTTCCGGCGCCGCCTGATGAAGGAGGTTGCCCCGGGGCTTCCCGTGCACTTCTCCTTCTACTCGCCTTCGGTGAAGGTGCAGGTGATGTCCGACGCCGAGTCCGTACCCGGCGCCAACGGCCGCTACATCGGGGACGCGGTGACCATAGAGTTCGTGCCGGAGGACGCGGCGGCGGTCGAGCGGGTGCGGGAGTTCGTCTGGCGCTGGGAGCGCCACAACGAGTTCACGGCGGTCAGGAAGATCAACCACCTCCGCCGCGGCGTGGATCCGGAGAGCGCGCAGGGCATCCTGGAGCGCGTGCGGGGGGTGGACCGCCGGGCGGCGGCCAAGGCCGCCGAGGCCATCGGCCCCGGGGAGCTGAGGGAGCTCATCGCCGCGGGCGACGTGAAGGACCTCTCGCGGCTGCCGGGCATGGGCGAGAGGCGGGCCCGGGATGTGGTGCGCTTCTACGAGAACGAGCGCAGCGGGCGCCGCTTTCTGTACGCGGCCAACCGCAACGACCGCTTCCGGGGCAGGCCCGTGGTGACCGAGCTGGACCTCTCGGGGGACCTGGAGGAGCAGGTCTGGGAGCACGCCCTGCGGGCGCAGAGGCTCGGCGACCCGGACCCGCTCGGCGGCGGCGAGCCGCCGGGGCACACCACGGTCCGCGACGCCAACCTGCTGCACCCTCTTCCGATGACCCCGGCGCTCATGGGCCGCGGGGTCTACCACCCGGAGCAGGTGGAGATCTTCGCGGACGTCCTGCGCCGGGTGCTGGTGGAGGGGGAGCGGCTGGCCGGGGTGCGGAGCCTCAGGATACAGCGGGGCCTCATCTTCCACACCACCCGGATGCCGGGCGTCGGGACGAAGACCCGCAACCGGGTTCTGGCCAGCGGGCTTCTGGACTCGGAGTACACCTACGAGAACCTGATCTCCATCCCCGGGGTAACGGAGGCGCAGGCCCGCGCGATCGCGCGGGCGGCCCGGGAGGCGGAGCGCCGGTCGGGGGCCCGTGTCCCGTAG
- a CDS encoding AI-2E family transporter codes for MDSPEQSSPPADRLVVSTYLQYFLIAAGLVLAVVLIRQIGGVLLTFLMAGVLAYALNPLVRRLEAMRVPRALAVLGVFAALLAAVFAVLLVIIIPAVNQVQALLRNPQVVAEAAANLLAWAEGLPYVGERISAVDREAVLAFVQSNLPPAGTMLKAALGFIGGVFGVFGTILNLVFMLIVAIYMLLDRERIRRGALSLIPPTVRGNVLELFSAVEGALVRYLKAQLLLCVLMGVIGWAIVFFTGGEYALLIGVWVGVTELIPVLGPVLGAIPAVVLALVESPLKALLVAGLFLAAQQLEGNVLVPRIMGGSVGVHPLWVMFAMLSATALYGIVGALFAVPVVAMVAASLRYLRGTLVFEQWGESLVSPAGDAAEGPAEGQARERSKA; via the coding sequence GTGGACTCCCCGGAGCAGAGCTCTCCCCCCGCGGACAGGCTGGTCGTCTCGACCTACCTGCAGTACTTCCTCATCGCCGCGGGGCTCGTGCTGGCCGTGGTCCTCATCCGGCAGATCGGGGGCGTGCTCCTCACCTTCCTCATGGCCGGCGTGCTGGCCTACGCCCTGAACCCCCTCGTGCGCCGCCTGGAGGCTATGCGGGTGCCGCGGGCGCTGGCCGTGCTCGGGGTCTTCGCGGCGCTCCTGGCCGCCGTGTTCGCGGTGCTGCTCGTCATCATCATCCCGGCCGTCAACCAGGTGCAGGCGCTGCTGCGAAACCCGCAGGTGGTGGCGGAGGCCGCCGCGAACCTGCTGGCCTGGGCCGAAGGGCTCCCCTACGTGGGGGAGAGGATCTCCGCGGTGGACCGGGAGGCCGTGCTGGCCTTCGTCCAGAGCAACCTCCCGCCGGCCGGGACCATGCTCAAGGCGGCCCTCGGGTTTATAGGGGGGGTGTTCGGGGTATTCGGCACCATCCTGAACCTGGTGTTTATGCTCATCGTCGCCATCTACATGCTGCTGGACCGGGAGAGGATCCGGCGCGGCGCCCTCTCCCTGATCCCCCCGACCGTCCGCGGGAACGTGCTCGAGCTGTTCTCCGCCGTGGAGGGGGCCCTGGTCCGCTACCTCAAGGCGCAGCTGCTGCTGTGCGTGCTCATGGGCGTCATAGGGTGGGCCATCGTCTTCTTCACCGGCGGCGAGTACGCCCTGCTGATCGGGGTGTGGGTGGGTGTTACGGAGCTGATCCCAGTGCTCGGCCCGGTCCTCGGCGCGATCCCGGCCGTGGTGCTGGCCCTGGTGGAGAGCCCCCTGAAGGCCCTGCTCGTCGCCGGGCTGTTTCTCGCCGCCCAGCAGCTCGAGGGCAACGTGCTGGTGCCGCGCATCATGGGCGGCTCGGTGGGGGTTCATCCCCTGTGGGTGATGTTCGCCATGCTCTCCGCAACGGCGCTCTACGGGATAGTGGGGGCGCTCTTCGCCGTGCCCGTCGTGGCGATGGTGGCCGCCTCGCTGCGCTACCTGCGCGGCACCCTGGTTTTCGAGCAGTGGGGCGAGAGCCTGGTCTCGCCGGCGGGCGACGCCGCGGAGGGACCCGCCGAGGGACAAGCGAGGGAAAGGAGCAAAGCGTGA
- a CDS encoding sensor histidine kinase, with amino-acid sequence MSSARKLLARKSAARLPWPSRPEGLRPRVGIRIWLTALFVLVTALAAVTAYELVRPILQDTLNRASEASFRQVGEQFEAQLARNDGQVSVDQVKSFAASRGLQWGVVRAEDGTKLEGELGGNLDDWSARAVQRAVAEQRPQQAIERVAEGNPREGQLRATYASPIRIEGESGYAIVFVKFFTQSDIENVQAALAKIDRVAMIAAALALMVAGAVGYFVATLISRRISRLGLAAERLAAGNFDERIRSRVEDEVGSLGETFNSMAASLKSAFEQVEQEKERGQAILDGMTDAVVGVDRELNPVFLNPRARELLESAPPEFHNRLQEVLAKTRYSGPITEPEAEAGERIIEIRAAPLEDGALAILRDVTEERQIQRAKAEFIANASHELKTPISALSGYLEMLEDEQDEEVRAEFLREMRTQTERLQNLARTLLDLSRLDANAVIFRLEEVDLEDLLHELRRDFSYTGRPLRIHAEEGVPPVETDPTQLHRTLAILVDNAIKYSPEGTPVDLTLRREDGGVVIDVRDRGCGISEAEIPHIFERFYRAQGSSRADGTGLGLALANEIVGHLGGEIRVQSEPGAGSTFSVVLPLKKSEGAAGGRTRRQARVS; translated from the coding sequence ATGTCTTCCGCTAGAAAGCTCCTGGCGCGCAAATCCGCCGCTCGCCTGCCGTGGCCGTCCCGTCCGGAGGGCCTGCGGCCGCGCGTCGGCATCCGCATCTGGCTGACGGCCCTCTTCGTGCTGGTCACCGCCCTGGCGGCGGTGACGGCCTACGAGCTGGTGCGCCCCATCCTGCAGGACACCCTCAACCGGGCCAGCGAGGCCAGCTTCCGGCAGGTGGGGGAGCAGTTCGAGGCGCAGCTGGCCCGCAACGACGGCCAGGTCTCGGTGGACCAGGTGAAGTCGTTCGCGGCGAGCCGGGGCTTGCAGTGGGGCGTGGTTCGCGCGGAGGACGGGACCAAGCTGGAGGGCGAGCTCGGGGGCAACCTCGACGACTGGTCGGCCCGGGCGGTCCAGCGGGCGGTGGCCGAGCAGCGCCCGCAGCAGGCCATCGAGCGGGTGGCCGAGGGCAACCCGCGGGAGGGCCAGCTGCGGGCCACCTACGCCTCCCCCATCCGGATAGAGGGCGAGAGCGGGTATGCGATCGTGTTCGTCAAGTTCTTCACCCAGAGCGACATAGAGAATGTGCAGGCGGCGCTCGCCAAGATCGACCGGGTCGCCATGATCGCGGCGGCGCTCGCCCTGATGGTGGCGGGGGCGGTGGGCTACTTCGTGGCCACCCTGATCTCCCGCCGCATCAGCCGGCTCGGGCTCGCGGCGGAGCGGCTGGCCGCCGGCAACTTCGACGAGCGGATAAGGAGCCGGGTGGAGGACGAGGTGGGCTCGCTCGGGGAGACTTTCAACTCCATGGCGGCCTCCCTCAAGAGCGCCTTCGAGCAGGTGGAGCAGGAGAAGGAGCGCGGGCAGGCCATCCTGGACGGGATGACCGACGCGGTGGTGGGGGTGGACCGGGAGCTGAACCCGGTCTTTCTGAACCCCCGGGCCCGGGAGCTCCTGGAGTCCGCGCCGCCCGAGTTCCACAACCGGCTGCAGGAGGTGCTCGCCAAGACGCGCTACAGCGGCCCGATCACCGAGCCCGAGGCCGAGGCGGGGGAGAGGATCATCGAGATCCGGGCGGCCCCTCTGGAGGACGGGGCCCTGGCCATCCTGCGCGACGTGACCGAGGAGCGCCAGATCCAGCGGGCCAAGGCGGAGTTCATCGCCAACGCCTCCCACGAGCTGAAGACCCCCATCTCGGCGCTCTCCGGCTACCTGGAGATGCTGGAGGACGAGCAGGACGAGGAGGTCCGCGCCGAGTTCCTGAGGGAGATGCGCACCCAGACCGAGCGGCTGCAGAACCTGGCCCGGACGCTCCTGGACCTCTCGCGGCTGGACGCGAACGCGGTCATCTTCCGCCTGGAGGAGGTGGACCTGGAGGACCTCCTGCACGAGCTGCGGCGGGACTTCAGCTACACCGGCCGGCCGCTGCGCATCCACGCCGAGGAGGGCGTCCCGCCCGTGGAGACCGACCCCACCCAGCTGCACCGGACGCTCGCCATCCTGGTGGACAACGCCATAAAGTACTCGCCGGAGGGAACCCCGGTGGACCTCACCCTCCGCCGCGAGGACGGAGGCGTCGTGATCGACGTCCGGGACCGCGGCTGCGGCATCTCGGAGGCGGAGATCCCGCACATCTTCGAGCGCTTCTACCGGGCGCAGGGCTCCTCCCGGGCCGACGGCACCGGGCTCGGCCTCGCCCTGGCCAACGAGATAGTCGGGCACCTCGGCGGCGAGATCCGGGTGCAGAGCGAGCCCGGCGCCGGGAGCACCTTCTCCGTGGTGCTCCCGCTCAAGAAGAGCGAGGGCGCCGCCGGCGGAAGAACCCGCCGCCAGGCCCGCGTCTCCTGA